The following DNA comes from Bathymodiolus thermophilus thioautotrophic gill symbiont.
TCTGATTATTTGGGTAAATTTTGCAAAACACACCAAAATTTTAGTTTTATCGAGCAAGCAACACAAAGAAGCATTAAAGATAATTTTGATTGCAATATCAAAATTGATAAAAGCGGAAGAAGGTTTGATTTTGCGCTACACAATAGTGATAACAATAAATTACACCTAATTGAAGTTAATTATTATGGCAGTGGCGGATCTAAGTTAAAGGCAACTGCTGGAGAATATCAAGCGCTTAACGATTTTATTAAGTCACAAGGTTTGGATTTTATTTGGATTACTGATGGCAAAGGGTGGTTAACAGCGTTGAACCCCTTAGAAGAAACTTTTAATCATAACGATCATGTCATTAATTTAAATATGTTAAAAAACAATGCTTTGAAAAATATTTGTATTTAAATTTATATCTTTTGTATATTATTATATTTACAATTATAAAAATTAGGTTATAATTATGTTTGAGAAAGATATTAAGATTGAACTAATAAAAAGAGATGTAAAGCCCAGTGAGGTTTATAAGGCGCTAGGACTTGAAAGGGCGCATTTTTATCAAGCAATCAAAAGCTACAACCTAAACAACAAAACTTTGAAAAAAATTTTGGATTATTTGGGGCTTGAAATATCTTTTGTTTTAAAGCAAAAGGATGACTCAAATGAGAATCAAAAAATATAAAAAATTGCATTCTACCTTGGAGGATGGGTTTGATTTATTAGATAACAACATGAGGGATTGCCTTACCCCTCTAAACGGCAAAAACTGGAAATTTCATGTTAACAAAAAATTGAGGTTAAAAAATTATTCCCACTTTCATAATGTAGATTTTTTGAACTTTAATAGTAAAAAAGCACCCAGAGATTGCTTATCCAGTAATAGAATTCTTGAATGCGCTTTTAAGCATATTTATCAATTACCCATATTTCGCATTAGTAAAAAACCATGCCTAAGATAACAAAACTTAATCCTGAAAACTTCGAACAAGAATGCGCAACAGTGTGGAGCTTTCCTCGGCGTGGCAACTGGGCAACCCATAAAAGCACATACAGGGGGAATTGGGCGCCAGAAGTTGTAAGAAATTTAATTTTAAGATACTCAGAGCAAGGCGACTATTTGCTTGACCCCATGATTGGTGGCGGCACAACTGCCATAGAATGTAAACTATTAAATAGAAACTTATTGGCACTGGATATAAACCCAAATGCAATCAAAATTACAGAAACTGCACTTGATTTTGAAAGTGAATTTAATCCAATTATAAAAACAAAAATTAACGACAGCAGAAAACTGCCAATGTTGAAAGACGATAGCATTGATTTTGTCCTTAACCATCCGCCTTATGTAGATATTATCAAATATTCTGATAAGACAATAGAACAAGATTTGTCTAATATTCATGATTTAGATGCATTTTGCGATGAGATAGAAAAGGTTGCAAAAGAGTTTTATCGAGTGCTGAAGCGTGGCAAATATTGCGCTATTTTAATTGGTGACACTAGGCGCAATAAGATGTATCAGCCTTTAGCGTTCAAGGTAATGCAAAGATTTTTTAATGCTGGATTTGAATTAAAAGAAGATATTATCAAGCAACAGCACAACTGTAAGGCAACTGGCTTTTGGGTTAACAAAAGTAAAGATTATAATTTTTTGCTAATTAAACATGAACATTTATTTGTGTTCAAAAAAGTATGATGATTTTTAAAATGATGAAAGGAGTGTGTTATGTATGATTACCAAATTGTTTGTTTAAATGGTGCTAATAGAACGAAAGACGAAGAAACCACAGATGCAACAGCAATTCACCCAATAAGTAAAGCGTGTGAAATTTTTGTTGAGAAATTTTGCCAAGAAAATAATATAGTGTGCTTAGGTGGCGTTGCCTTTGGCGAAGGATTATTGAGAAGTTTGACCTATGCATTAGAAGAGAATAACTTTAAAGAAAATTGGACATGCTTTAGCGACACATACACTGAACAACTCTGTTAAATATTTTTTGACTTAGGTTAAATGTGAAAAAAACATTAATGCCAATGCAAGATAAAATTCCAACTTTTTATATAAT
Coding sequences within:
- a CDS encoding helix-turn-helix domain-containing protein, whose protein sequence is MFEKDIKIELIKRDVKPSEVYKALGLERAHFYQAIKSYNLNNKTLKKILDYLGLEISFVLKQKDDSNENQKI
- a CDS encoding TRM11 family SAM-dependent methyltransferase, with the protein product MPKITKLNPENFEQECATVWSFPRRGNWATHKSTYRGNWAPEVVRNLILRYSEQGDYLLDPMIGGGTTAIECKLLNRNLLALDINPNAIKITETALDFESEFNPIIKTKINDSRKLPMLKDDSIDFVLNHPPYVDIIKYSDKTIEQDLSNIHDLDAFCDEIEKVAKEFYRVLKRGKYCAILIGDTRRNKMYQPLAFKVMQRFFNAGFELKEDIIKQQHNCKATGFWVNKSKDYNFLLIKHEHLFVFKKV